The sequence CAGCGCCTCCTGGGTGGTGCCGCGCAGGATCGGGTGGGACAACGGCGGGGTGATGAGCCGTCCGGGTTCCACCAGCACCACCGTGGAGCGCGGCCCCTCCAAGACGAAGCCGTCAGAGCTGATGAAGATGACGTCGTCGGCGCCCTGTTTCGCGGCGTACCGCAGCGCCGCCATGTTCACCGCGTAGGACAGCGTCTTGGCGCCGGCCAGCAGCCACGGCATCTCCAGCCCCTGCGTCGACAGACCACGGTCCAAGGTCACCACAGCCACGCCCTCACGGCGCGCGTCCGCGATACGTTCCGGCAGCGGAGTCAGCATCACGTATGCGGTTGGTGCCGAGCCGTTTTCCCGACCCCGGCTGTAGATCATCCGCAGCGCGCCCTCGCCCGTCCCGGCCCACTGCCGCACCGCCTCGTCGACGGCGCGGCGCCAGTCGTCGAGGTTCGGAGCGGGCAGGTCCATCAGCTCGGCGGATCGCGCCAGTCGCCGCAGGTGGGCGTCGAGCAGGCAGGCGGCGCCGTCGCGCACCAGCAGCGTCTCGAAGACCCCGTCGCCGCGCAGCGCGGCCAGGTCGTCGGCGTGCAGCAGCGGGGAGTCGGCCGCAGCGAGCCCGCCGCCCACGGTGACGATCGTCATGACGCTGTCTTCCACATCGGCCTCGGCTGCCATGGACCGTGAGCGTAGCGGCTCCGTAGAGTTGACACGTGTCCGCCGTCCCCGCACCCGATTCCGGCCCCGACGCGGGCGCCATCTGGCACTACGGCGACCCGTTCAGTGAGCAGCGCAGCGCCGAAACCGCCGCCGTGCTGGTGGATCGCTCCCACCGGGCGGTGCTCTCGCTGAGCGGCGCGGACCGCAAGACGTGGCTGCACAGTCTGTCGACGCAGCACGTCGCCGATCTTCCCGACGGCGCCAGCACCGAGAACCTGACCTTGGACGCCAAGGGGCACATCCAGAATCACTGGATCCAGACCGATCGCAGCGAGCGGACCTACCTCGACACCGAGCCGTGGCGGGGCGCGCCCTTGGCCGAACACCTGCGCAAGATGGTGTTCTGGGCGGACGTCACCGTCACCGAGCCGATCGATCTCGCGGTGCTGTCGCTGCTGGGTCCCGACCGGGATGCCCCGGCCGTCCTCGACGCGCTGGGGCTGGCCGCACCGCCCGGGGCTACCGCGGTACCGCTTCCGGATTCCGAGGGTTTCGTTCGACGAACGCCCGGCCACGACACGCTGGAACTGCTGGTACCGCGCGCCGACAAGAGCGGGTGGCAGCGTCGGCTGACCCAGGCGGGGGTGCGCCCCGCCGGAATATGGGCCTACGAAGCCGCCCGGGTGGCCGCGCGGCGCCCGCGGCTGGGCGTGGACACCGACGAGCGCACCATTCCGCACGAGCTGAACTGGATCGGCGGGCCCGGCGTCGGCGCGGTGCACCTGGACAAGGGGTGCTACAGCGGGCAGGAGACCGTCGCACGGGTGCACAACCTGGGCAAACCGCCCCGGATGCTGGTGCTGCTGCACCTGGATGGATCGGTGGACCGGCCCGGGACCGGAGATCCGGTCACCTCGGGCGGGCGCCCGGTGGGCCGGCTGGGCACGGTGGTGGACCATTTCGAACTGGGTCCGATCGCGCTGGCACTGCTCAAACGCGGACTTCCGGCCGACACTCCGCTGCTGACCGGCGCCGAGTCCGAGGTCAGTGCGGTGATCGACCCGGAATCCATGCCGCCGCCGGATGTGCGGGGCGCGGGGCGGCTCGCCGTTGACCGGCTACGGGGCCGGCTTTGATCGTGGTCACACCGGCACAGGCCAGGTCGGCAGCTCCCCGATCGGCACGGTAAGCTGTCGGCAGGACAATAAACACATTCAGATCGGAGCCGCCTGCTTGTTGGGCCGCTCCGTTATTGCGCGAGGGGGTCCCCCCATGGGCCGCGGCCGGGCTAAGGCGAAGCAGACCAAGGTTGCTCGAGAGCTGAAATACAGCTCACCGTCGACCGATTTCACCCAGCTCCAACGTGAGCTGGCTGGGGCTGAGGTCAACGACTCCGATGGTGACGACTCGTGGAACGGCGACGACGACTGGCGCCGCTGAGCGCCCACGCGTGACGCCGGTCCGCATTGGACCTGATCGGCACGGTAGGGCCTAGAACCTCGGGTGCTCCCCGACGAGCCTGGCCCCGTCTCCCGGTTCCGTCTTCTTCCCCGGCTTGGCCACTGTGCCGAGCGGCCAGCAGTCGACGTGGCGGGCGGTCAAGATCGCCAGCGCGCGGTCGGTGTCCTCCGGCGCGACGACGGCAACCATGCCGACCCCCAGGTTGAACGTCTTCTCCATCTCCGCGCGGCTCACCCGTCCGCGCTGGGCGATCATCGCGAACACCGGAGCCGGAGTCCAGGTACCACGGTCCACCTCGGCGATCAGCCCGTCGGGGATGACGCGGGCCAGGTTGCCGGCCAAGCCGCCGCCGGTCACGTGGCAGAAGGTGCGCACCTGCGTCTCGGCGGCCAGCGCCAGGCAGTCCTTGGCGTAGATGCGAGTCGGCTCGAGCAGTTCCTCACCCAGAGTGCGGCCGAATTCCTCGACATGGCCGGCCAGATTCATCCGGTCGATGTCCAGCAGCACCGCACGCGCCAGCGAGTAGCCGTTGGAGTGCAGGCCCGACGAGCCCATCGCGATCAGCACGTCACCGGGCCGGACCCGGTCCGGTCCGAGCACGTCGTCGGCCTCCACCACGCCGACGCCGGTCGCGGAGATGTCGTAGTGATCGGGTTCCATCAGGCCGGGGTGCTCGGCGGTCTCCCCGCCCAGCAGCGCGCAGCCGGCCTGCACGCAACCCTCGGCGATCCCGGAGACGATCGCCGCGACCCGCTCCGGCACGGTGCGGCCGACGGCGATGTAGTCCTGCAGGAACAGCGGCTCGGCGCCACACACCACCAGGTCGTCGACGACCATGGCGACCAGATCGATGCCGACGGTGTCGTGTTTGTCCAACGCCTGGGCGATCGCCAGCTTGGTGCCCACGCCGTCGGTGGAGGACGCCAACAGCGGCTCACGGTAGTCGTTGCGCAGAGCGAACAGGCCGGCGAAGCCGCCGAGCCCACCCCGCACCTCGGGCCTGGTGGCCTTGGCGGCCAACGGTTTGAACAACTCGACGGCCCGGTCACCGGCGTCGATGTCCACTCCTGCCGATGCGTAGGTAACGCCCTGGGAGCTTGATTCTGCTGAGGTCATCGCGGTAAAGGCTACCGGTCGCCGACTGTGGACGGTATCGCGCTCGACTTTGCGGTCTCAGAGCCGGTTGTGGCGCACCTGGTTGAACGGCACGCCGCGGTCGGCGGCGTACTCCCGGGGCAGGCCCAGAACCCGTTCGGCGATGACATTGCGCGCCATCTCGTCGCTGCCGCCACCCAGCCCCACGGTCTGTCGCGACAGATACCGGCGGCCCGCCCTGAGCAGGTGCGCCTCGTCGTCCACCACGGCCAACGGCCCGGCGACCGCCATTGCGGTGTCAACCTCCAGGTAGGTGACATCGGAGTGGAACAGCCGGATGATCGAGGCCGCGGCGGGCGGAAGTGCACCGCTGCGCATGCCGCGGCCGGCGTAGTCGATGAGCGTGTCGCGCACCATGCGCCGGGCCAGCACCCGACCGATCTGGTCCTGGGTCAGCGGGTCGTCCGCGGCGCCGGCGTCGCACGCCAGGGTCAGGAAGTCGCCGGCGGCCATCTCGGTGCGTTCGGGGCCTCGCCCGCTGGCGAACTCCGAACCCTGCCCCACCGCCCGACGCTCGTGGTAGAGCAGCCGCGAAGCGACGTCCCAACCCTTGTTCACCTCACCGACGACCGCGTCTGCCCCCAGCCGCAACCCGTCGAAGAACTCCTCGCAGAACTCGTTGGAGCCGTCCACCTGCTCGATGCGGCGCAGGGTGACGCCGGGTGCGTCGATCGGCACCAGGAACATCGTCAGCCCGTCGTGCTTGGGCACCGTCGAATCGGTGCGGGCCAGCAGCAGCCCGAAGTCGGCGGCGAACGCACTGGTGCTCCACGTCTTGGCCCCGCTGACCAACCAGTCGTCGCCGTCCGGCTCGGCGCGGGTGATCAGGCCGGCCAGGTCGGACCCGCCGCTCGGCTCCGAGAGCAGCTGCACCAGCACCTCGTCGCCACGCAGCGCGGCGCTGATGTGGCGACGCTTCTGCTCCGCACTGCCGGTGTCGAGCAGCGTGGCGCAGCAGATCGTGAAGGTCGGGACGTTGAGGATCAGCGGCATCTCGTAGCCGGCGGACTCGGCGTCGAAGGCCTTCTGGTAGCTGATGTCCAGACCGAGACCGCCGTATTCGCGCGGGAAGCAGATCCCGGCGAAGCCGCCGTCGTACAGCCGCCGCTGCAGTTCACGTGCGCGTTGCCAGGCGGCGTCGTCGTCGCGCCCATTGCGAGGCGGGTGCCGCGGGTCCAAGCGCGGCATGTTGGCGGCCAACCAGTCACGCGCCGACGCGGCGAAGGCTTCGACGGTGATGTCGGTCATGCGGCCGGCTCCGTGCTGCGGGCGGCCGCATAAATGGCCCGGTGGTGCTCGGCGGGAGTACCGAGCAGGTTCCGGTACAGGGTGGCCCGGCGCAGATACAGGTGCAGGTCGTGTTCCCAGGTGACCCCGATTCCGCCGTGCAGTTGCACGCACTCCTGAATCAGCCGACCGGCGTGTTCGCCGAGATAGGACTTGGCGGCCCCGGCCCACATCGCCGCGTCGGGATCACGCGCGGGCACCTTGTCCACGGCGCCGGCGGTGATCGCGCGGCAGGCATGCAGCCA is a genomic window of Mycolicibacter heraklionensis containing:
- a CDS encoding aminodeoxychorismate lyase translates to MTIVTVGGGLAAADSPLLHADDLAALRGDGVFETLLVRDGAACLLDAHLRRLARSAELMDLPAPNLDDWRRAVDEAVRQWAGTGEGALRMIYSRGRENGSAPTAYVMLTPLPERIADARREGVAVVTLDRGLSTQGLEMPWLLAGAKTLSYAVNMAALRYAAKQGADDVIFISSDGFVLEGPRSTVVLVEPGRLITPPLSHPILRGTTQEALFEVARGAGYQCEYTPLRPADLAAAQDIWLVSSITLAARVHTLDGRALHPRVPEEEFAGLVDTAIGH
- a CDS encoding YgfZ/GcvT domain-containing protein, yielding MSAVPAPDSGPDAGAIWHYGDPFSEQRSAETAAVLVDRSHRAVLSLSGADRKTWLHSLSTQHVADLPDGASTENLTLDAKGHIQNHWIQTDRSERTYLDTEPWRGAPLAEHLRKMVFWADVTVTEPIDLAVLSLLGPDRDAPAVLDALGLAAPPGATAVPLPDSEGFVRRTPGHDTLELLVPRADKSGWQRRLTQAGVRPAGIWAYEAARVAARRPRLGVDTDERTIPHELNWIGGPGVGAVHLDKGCYSGQETVARVHNLGKPPRMLVLLHLDGSVDRPGTGDPVTSGGRPVGRLGTVVDHFELGPIALALLKRGLPADTPLLTGAESEVSAVIDPESMPPPDVRGAGRLAVDRLRGRL
- a CDS encoding DUF3073 domain-containing protein translates to MGRGRAKAKQTKVARELKYSSPSTDFTQLQRELAGAEVNDSDGDDSWNGDDDWRR
- the purM gene encoding phosphoribosylformylglycinamidine cyclo-ligase → MTSAESSSQGVTYASAGVDIDAGDRAVELFKPLAAKATRPEVRGGLGGFAGLFALRNDYREPLLASSTDGVGTKLAIAQALDKHDTVGIDLVAMVVDDLVVCGAEPLFLQDYIAVGRTVPERVAAIVSGIAEGCVQAGCALLGGETAEHPGLMEPDHYDISATGVGVVEADDVLGPDRVRPGDVLIAMGSSGLHSNGYSLARAVLLDIDRMNLAGHVEEFGRTLGEELLEPTRIYAKDCLALAAETQVRTFCHVTGGGLAGNLARVIPDGLIAEVDRGTWTPAPVFAMIAQRGRVSRAEMEKTFNLGVGMVAVVAPEDTDRALAILTARHVDCWPLGTVAKPGKKTEPGDGARLVGEHPRF
- a CDS encoding acyl-CoA dehydrogenase family protein, with the translated sequence MTDITVEAFAASARDWLAANMPRLDPRHPPRNGRDDDAAWQRARELQRRLYDGGFAGICFPREYGGLGLDISYQKAFDAESAGYEMPLILNVPTFTICCATLLDTGSAEQKRRHISAALRGDEVLVQLLSEPSGGSDLAGLITRAEPDGDDWLVSGAKTWSTSAFAADFGLLLARTDSTVPKHDGLTMFLVPIDAPGVTLRRIEQVDGSNEFCEEFFDGLRLGADAVVGEVNKGWDVASRLLYHERRAVGQGSEFASGRGPERTEMAAGDFLTLACDAGAADDPLTQDQIGRVLARRMVRDTLIDYAGRGMRSGALPPAAASIIRLFHSDVTYLEVDTAMAVAGPLAVVDDEAHLLRAGRRYLSRQTVGLGGGSDEMARNVIAERVLGLPREYAADRGVPFNQVRHNRL